The Mesorhizobium koreense genome includes a window with the following:
- the cpaB gene encoding Flp pilus assembly protein CpaB — protein sequence MAASRLVILGVAVAAAGGAGYVAKHMTAQKAPIIVSTPQKPAIELSQVLVLNEDVPVGGVLDSQMRWQEWPSDSIGDNYITKAQNPDAITKLRGEVARIAMYKGEPVRRSKLVGEGKSLMSSILPSGMRAVAVQISAETSAGGFILPNDHVDVIMTRRSQTPNVGANGFITDTILKNIRVLAIDQTIQQDEEGKKTKVGATATLELTPLQAEIVTVAAQMADRLTLALRSVADTQQKPTAEADYLVSGVGHRGTVRLIKSGEVSEVTAQK from the coding sequence TTGTGATTCTGGGGGTCGCGGTGGCGGCGGCCGGCGGCGCCGGCTACGTTGCCAAACATATGACGGCGCAGAAGGCTCCGATCATCGTCTCCACTCCGCAGAAGCCCGCGATCGAGCTTTCGCAGGTGCTCGTCCTGAACGAGGACGTTCCCGTCGGCGGCGTGCTCGACAGCCAGATGCGCTGGCAGGAATGGCCGAGCGATTCCATCGGCGACAACTACATCACCAAGGCGCAGAATCCTGATGCGATAACCAAGCTGCGGGGCGAGGTCGCACGCATCGCCATGTATAAGGGCGAGCCCGTCCGCCGCTCCAAGCTGGTAGGCGAAGGCAAGAGCCTGATGTCGTCCATCCTGCCTTCCGGCATGCGCGCCGTGGCTGTCCAGATCTCGGCGGAAACATCGGCGGGCGGCTTCATCCTGCCGAACGATCACGTCGACGTCATCATGACCCGGCGCTCGCAGACCCCCAATGTCGGGGCAAACGGCTTCATCACCGATACCATCCTGAAGAATATCCGTGTGCTGGCGATCGACCAGACGATCCAGCAGGACGAGGAAGGCAAGAAGACCAAGGTCGGCGCGACCGCCACGCTGGAACTCACTCCGCTGCAGGCGGAGATCGTTACCGTGGCCGCCCAGATGGCCGACAGGCTGACGCTGGCGCTGCGTTCGGTGGCTGACACGCAGCAGAAGCCGACGGCGGAGGCCGACTACCTGGTCTCCGGGGTGGGGCATCGCGGAACGGTCCGCCTCATCAAATCGGGCGAAGTCTCGGAAGTGACGGCACAGAAATGA